In the genome of Aequorivita sp. H23M31, the window CCAGATTACTTTTTAATCTGAGAGCCTTTTATATAAACTAGAACCAACCCTTTTTTCCTACCTGGTAGGTCTGGTAGAATTCTTCATCACTTTTGGTTAGGTATATTATACCTTCAATAAGGCCAATGATACTTCCCATTCCACAAGTAACAATTGTAATAACAATTTGAATGATTCCTTCCTGAGTATAGCCGAGTATGAATTTGTGAACTCCAAAACCTCCTAGGACGATTCCCAGAATTCCCGCTAATACCTTTTTATTCTCTTGGGTATGTTGCACTTGGTTCCATCCTTCCTTAAACTCATTTGCAGTATTACTTGCCTGTCTTCTTGTGCTATCGTAACCTGTATTGTCTTGTTCTTCCATAATTAGTTTCGTCATTAGTTAATATTCCGACTAAAAATAGGAAAAAGAGACCGATTAGCAATTCTTTCGAAGTATAATTGTAGATGGTGCTAGATTACCTGAAGTCTTTTATAATCTTTTCAGCGATGGTGCGGGCCAGTCCGATTTTGCTTTCTACCGTCCATCCGGCAATATGCGGAGTCAATAGCACATTCTCCATATTAAAAAGTTCCTTGAGTGCAGTGGGGAAATTATCGGAATCAAAGAGGGTTTCGAAAGAGGATTTTTCATATTCCAAAACATCCAAACCAGCTCCCAGAATCTTTCCGGATTGCAGGGCATTAACCAAATCGACTGTGACCACACTTTTTCCGCGGGCGGTATTTATCAACCAAAATGGTTTTAAGAAGGAATTGATAAAATTGGAATCTACCATTTTGTCCGTTAGGAGAGTCCAAGGAGTGTGAAGACTTAGCACATCGGCTTGTTGTTGTAATTCTTTTAAAGAAACTTGTTTGGCATTTTCATCTCCCACATTATTCTTGATGTCGTAACATAGAACTGTGCAATCAAATCCGCGCAGTTTTTTGGCGAAAGATTTGCCCATATTTCCATAGCCGATAATCCCCACGGTTTTACCATCGAGTTCCACTCCGCGATTTGCTTCGCGGTTCCATTGACCATTTTTTACTTCTCGATCGGCTTTGTTGAGATTGTTGAATAAAGAAAGTAACATGCCCAAAGCATGTTCGCCAACGGCATTTCTGTTTCCCTCGGGAGCGGCGATCAGGTCAATTCCGAGTTCCTCGGCATATTCGATATCAATACTTTCCAGTCCAGCGCCTACTCTGGCAATAAATTTTAAATTTTTTCCGGCATCCAAAAATTGGCGGTCGATATTAAATCGACTTCGGATTATGATTCCGTCATAATCTGGAATTATTCTTTCTACTTCTGTTTTGCTAGCCTTAAAATTTTCGACATTTTGGAAACCTGCTTTTTCAAGCATTTCGATCAATAAGTGATGATTGCTGTCAATATGAAGAACTTTCATGGTAGAAAAGATTAATTCGGATTGTTGGGATTGGATTGGGGATAGGCAAGGTGTTCCTTTTCGGAGAGGTGGGAAATTTTATAAAAATTTTCTTTGCCATTGAACAAATAGCCAAGCACTGCTTCATTCTTATTTAGCTCAAAGGGAAAGTTTCCAGAGGGTGTATTCGCAGCTTCTTTTACTGGATCAATATCCATTACAATATCATTTCGAGAAGAATTGGGAAAATCTGCGGTATATTCCCGTGGGTTTGCAGAGGATTTTTGAGCCTTAATAATCTGGTTTTGGAAATAGATATTCTTTATCACCACATTTGGTTCCATGCTCCTAAAAGTAAGATGAACTTTTGTTCCAGAACCACCTTCTTCAATACCGGCTACCCATTTTTGGAAATAAGCATTTTCAATAGTGAATGGTGGATTTTCTTCGAATATCATTTTATCATCGGCGATTTTGCTACTCCCACAACTTCCTATTCCAATAGAAAGAATAAAGAGAGGTATAAAAAGATAAGAGGTTTTTAAGAGATCAAGCATAAGTTGAAAGTATTAACGACTTCTAAAAGAACTGAGAAGATCTATTATCCCAATTTAAACAACTCCATTAGGTTCCACCCATTTGAAATAGTGGGTATCCACGGGTACTTTTACTCTTTCAGCAATACGAAGCATTCTAGAGGGAAGTTTGATCAAATAATCTCTTGCTTTTTCAGCGTCATCGGTTAAATTGGACATTTTGGAAATTTCCCAATGGGCATTCAATTTTTCCAAAATATCGATATAATCATAAGTTGTATAAACTCCCAAGCGTTGCGCGGCATTACTGAAGTCATCAAAAGCTGAAGCCATTTTTCCACCGCTCTGTCTAAGATTTTGGGCAGGCATGATTATTTTTTTCTGCATCATATCTGCAAAAGCTAGCATCATTTCGCTTGTGTCGTATTCAAATATGGTTTTTACAAAATGACGATAGGCTAAATGGTGGCGCATTTCATCCCCAGCAATGATATTGCACATTTTGGCAAGCATTTTATTCCCTTTATCTTTTGCAATCTTCGCCACTCGTTTATGGGAAATATTGGTTGCCAATTCCTGAAAACTGGTATAGACAAAATTTCGATAAGGATCCCGTCCTGTACCAACCTCAAATCCATCGTTAATTAAGTGGTGTGTAGTAATTTCGACCTCCCTCATATTTACTCTACCGGATAAATAAAGGTATTTATTCAAAGTATCTCCATGACGGTTTTCCTCTCCCGTCCATTGGCGGATCCACTTGCTCCAACCGTTTCGGCCATGCTGATCCACTCCTTCCATATCCATCAACCAACTTTCGTAGGTTGGCAATGCTTCCTCGGTTACCATATCACCCACAAGCACAATCCAGAAATCATAGCCCAATTCCTTCGCTTCCTCACGAAGTTGGGTTACCTCATCCATATAGTTTTCTTTTTGGAAATTAGGCAACATATCTGTTGGCTGCCAGATTTCCTCTACAGGTAAAAGGTATTTGTCAATATAATTATCGACTTCCTTTTCAACCGTTTGCATAACTTCCAATCTGATGTTCTTAAGTGCCATAATTTTCTTTTAGGGGATTTACAAATATAGGTAGGAGAGGGCTTATTTAGTAATAAAAAAGTCTTAATTCCTACCTTTTTCATTAGGGTAGAGCAAATGCACGGGATCGCTTTGC includes:
- a CDS encoding acyl-ACP desaturase; protein product: MALKNIRLEVMQTVEKEVDNYIDKYLLPVEEIWQPTDMLPNFQKENYMDEVTQLREEAKELGYDFWIVLVGDMVTEEALPTYESWLMDMEGVDQHGRNGWSKWIRQWTGEENRHGDTLNKYLYLSGRVNMREVEITTHHLINDGFEVGTGRDPYRNFVYTSFQELATNISHKRVAKIAKDKGNKMLAKMCNIIAGDEMRHHLAYRHFVKTIFEYDTSEMMLAFADMMQKKIIMPAQNLRQSGGKMASAFDDFSNAAQRLGVYTTYDYIDILEKLNAHWEISKMSNLTDDAEKARDYLIKLPSRMLRIAERVKVPVDTHYFKWVEPNGVV
- a CDS encoding TM2 domain-containing protein: MTKLIMEEQDNTGYDSTRRQASNTANEFKEGWNQVQHTQENKKVLAGILGIVLGGFGVHKFILGYTQEGIIQIVITIVTCGMGSIIGLIEGIIYLTKSDEEFYQTYQVGKKGWF
- a CDS encoding 2-hydroxyacid dehydrogenase, with product MKVLHIDSNHHLLIEMLEKAGFQNVENFKASKTEVERIIPDYDGIIIRSRFNIDRQFLDAGKNLKFIARVGAGLESIDIEYAEELGIDLIAAPEGNRNAVGEHALGMLLSLFNNLNKADREVKNGQWNREANRGVELDGKTVGIIGYGNMGKSFAKKLRGFDCTVLCYDIKNNVGDENAKQVSLKELQQQADVLSLHTPWTLLTDKMVDSNFINSFLKPFWLINTARGKSVVTVDLVNALQSGKILGAGLDVLEYEKSSFETLFDSDNFPTALKELFNMENVLLTPHIAGWTVESKIGLARTIAEKIIKDFR